Genomic window (bacterium):
GACCTTCATGAACCTTTCGGGACGGTCGGTGGCCTGCCTTTTACGCGAGACCGACACTCCACCCGAGGGGTCGTTGGTCATCTGCGACGACGTGAACATCCCCTTCGGCGAGCTCCGGATACGCCCGTCCGGCGGCTCTGGAGGCCACAACGGCTTGGAGGATATCGTCGCCCACGTCGGCGAGAATTTTCCCCGGTTGCGCATCGGGTGCGGACCGGCCCCCGAGTGGGTGAACCTGGCGGAGTTCGTCCTTTCGCCCTTCTCCGGGGAGCGCCTTCTCGAGGTCGCCGGGGTTCTCGACCGGGTGGTGGAGGGATTGATCCTCCTGGAGCGGGAGGGTTGGCAGAGGACCATGGCCCGGGTGAACGC
Coding sequences:
- the pth gene encoding aminoacyl-tRNA hydrolase, with product MLVVGLGNPGERYAETPHNLGFMAVDELARRGRLSSWRRVCESLTGKISLAGRRLFLCKPQTFMNLSGRSVACLLRETDTPPEGSLVICDDVNIPFGELRIRPSGGSGGHNGLEDIVAHVGENFPRLRIGCGPAPEWVNLAEFVLSPFSGERLLEVAGVLDRVVEGLILLEREGWQRTMARVNARMQGEDGSSDNETET